The Pseudoxanthomonas sp. SL93 genome segment GCCGCCGCTTGCGGAAGGCCAGACCACGGACGCCACGCCCGTGGCTACCTTGCGCGTCGTATCCGAGCGCTGGGGCGACCTGCCCATCGCCATCGACGAGGTCGGTCGCGCGCAGGAATTCAGCCTGCGCTATGCGGTGGTGTTCTCGTTCAAGAAGGCGGATGGCACCGACCTGGTGCCGCAGCAGGTGGTGGAGCTTTCGCGCGACTACGTGTCGCCGCCGGAAGACGCGACCGGCACGTCAACCGAACGCGAGGTGCTGGCCGACGAACTGCGCCGCGAGATGTCCGCTTCCATCCTGCGTCGCGTCGACGGCGTGGTGCGCTCGGGCCAAGTCACCCCGGCCCGCTGATGGAACTCAAGCCGGAACAGCTGGCCGCGCGCGGCGCGTCCGAGCCGCTGCATCCGGTCTACCTGATCGCCGGCCCCGAAACCCTGCGCGTGCTGGAAGCCGCCGACGCCGTGCGTGCGCAGGCGCGCGCGCAGGGCATCAGCGAGCGCGAAGTCTTCGATGCGGACGGCCGTGATTTCGACTGGGACACGCTGGATGCCGCATTCAATGCGCCCAGCCTGTTCAGCGCCCGCCGGCTGGTGGAAGTACGCCTGCCGGGCGGCAAGCCGGGCAAGGACGGTGCCGAGGTCATCACCGCGTTGTGCGCCAATCCACCGCCGGATGTGGTGCTGCTGATCACTGCCGGTGAATGGGGCAAGGCCTACCAGGGCAAATGGAGCGATGCCATCGCCCGTGTCGGCGTGGTCGCGGTGGCGTGGGCGATCAAACCGCACGAGCTGCCGGGCTGGATCGAAAGCCGCCTGCGCAGCAAGGGCGTGCGCGCGGATCGCGATGCCGTGCAACTGCTGGCCGACCGCGTGGAAGGCAACCTGCTGGCTGCCGCGCAGGAGATCGACAAGCTGGCGTTGCTGTCCGATGGCAGCACGCTCGACCTGGAACGCATGGAATCGCTGGTCGCCAACGCCGCGCGTTATGACGTGTTCCGGCTGACCGACGCGGTGCTGGCCGGGCAGGGCGCGCAGGTGTCGCGCATCATCGCCGGCCTGCGCGCTGAAGGCGACGTGGTCGCCGGCCTGATGCCGATGGTGGTGAAGGAACTGCTGCGTACCGCCGCGCTGGCCCGCGTGCAGTCCAATGGCGGCAACCTGGCGGCCGAGATGAAGGCACAGGGTATCTGGGAAGCCAAGCAGGCGCCGTTCAAGCGCGCGCTGCAGCGCCACGCCTCGCCTGCGCGCTGGGACCGTTTCGTGGCGGAAGCCTCAAAGATCGACCGCATTGCCAAGGGCCGCGGTGATGGCGATGCCTGGGTGGCGATGGAGCGCCTGCTGCTGGCCATCGCCGACGCCAAGGCGGTGCGGCTGCTGGTGGCCTGACGCGGTGTCGCGCCACAGCCCGCAACCGGCTTCCAGCGACGCCTCCGCGTCGGCCCGTTCCCCTTCGCGCCTGCAGCTCTACTACGGCGGCACCTTCGACCCCGTCCACAACGGCCATCTGGCCATTGCCCGTGCCGCGCGCGACGAACTGGGCGTGCCGGTGCATCTGATGCCGGCGGCAGACCCGCCCCATCGCGCGCCACCGGGCGCGGATGCGCTGCAACGGGCGCACCTGCTGGATCTGGCCGTGGACGGTGAACCGGACCTGCGGGTGGACCGTCGCGAGCTGCGGCGGGCCGAACGCGACCCTGCCGGGCGCTCCTACACCATCGACACGCTGCACGAACTGCGCGCGGAGTGGGGGACGTCGCTCCCGATCGCCCTGCTGATCGGGGCCGACAGCCTGATCGGGCTGCCCGGGTGGCGGGACTGGCGGGCGTTATTCGGACTCACCCATTTCGTGGTGGCCGAGCGGCCTGGCAGCCCACTGGATGCCGCCCTGCCCGATGCGCTCGCCGACGAGCTTGCTTCCCGCTGGGCGGACTCCCCCGCCGACCTGCTGCACGCGCCCGGCGGTCGCGTCTTCCGCCTGCGCCAGCCGCTGCAGCCCGAATCCGCCACCGACATCCGCCGGCGCATCGCCACCGGCGAACCCTGGCGGCACCTGGTGCCGCCGGCCGTGGCCGACGCCATCGCCGACGAAAGGTTGTACTCATCACGGGCCGTCGAGCCCGGTCCGCTATAATCCCGTCCGTATTCCCAGAGCCTGCAAGCCTTTGTCCAGCCAAGCCCAAGTCATCAAGACCCGTCTCCCCAGCCCCCCGCCGGCCGTGCCGGACCTGCTTGCCACGGTGCACGCCGCGGTGCAGGAACTGAAAGCCAAGGATGTCGTCGAGATCGATGTGCGCGGCAAGTCCAGCGTCGCCGACTTCATGGTCATCGCGTCAGGTACGTCCACCCGACACGTGAAGTCGATCGCCGACGAGGTGGTCAAGTTCGCCAAGAAGCTGGACGTGATGCCCCTGGGCGTGGAAGGCGAGCGCGAGGCCGAGTGGGTGCTGGTCGACCTGGGCGACGTGATCGTCCACGTCATGCTGCCGCGCGTGCGCGAGTTCTACGCGCTCGAACGTTTGTGGACCGTCGGCGACCAGCCGCCCGGCGACGTCGAGACGGCGGACGAGTCGCGGCTCTGACCTGAGTCACTACGAAAAAAAACGGCGCCGTCAGGCGCCGTTTTTTGTTTCCGGCAACGTCCGGCACGACCGTCAGAGCGGTCCCCGCTCCCACGGCCCACTGATGGCCACGGTGATGCCGGGCGTCTGCAGGTTGACGAACAGCGTGCGCGACAGCGGATCCCAGCACGCACCGCAGAATTCGCTTTCGCGATAGTCGCCTTCGGCGATCGTCTTGCCTGCGTTGGCGATCTGGGTGGAAGTCAGCTGCACATTGTTCTTGGCCAGGTAGAACGACTCGCCTGCGCGCGTCAGGCCGATCAGGCGTGCACCCGGGCCATAGGCGTCGGGACTTTCCCCGCCGTCTTCGCACAGCACCACGCCACCGCGCGCGCTGACCGTGATGTTGTCGGGATTGTGCGCGGCCAGCTGGTTGCCGCTGACGAACAAGGCCTTGATGCGCTGCGTGAACAGATCAAGCACCCAAACCGCGCCATTGCCACGGCCGCGACGCCCCTGCGCATCCACGCCGGTGCTGGTGTCCACGATGAACATCCTGCCGTAGCTGTACCAGATGCCTTCGCCACGGCTCATCCGCAGCGCGCCTTCGCTCCATGCCTGCGCGAAGGGCCCGCTGAGGGTCTCGCCGGCGCCGATGTCCGGAAATCCCGCCGGTGCGGCGATGGTGTCCAGGTCCGGGTCCGGAATGTCGACCCATTCCAGCGCGTATTCGTCGCCGATGTTGGCAACGCTCAGGTCGACGTTGCGACGGCCCCGCACGCGCGCAGCCTGCAGCCGTCCACCGTTCTCCAGCGAACCGTTGCGGCCACGGCGGTCGTTCGGGATGAAGCGGTACAGGCCGGACTTGTTGCGGTCGTCCTCGGTCAGATAGACGATGCCGGTGCGTGGATCCACCGCGACGGCTTCGTGGCTGAAGCGTCCCAGGCCCACGAGCGGCCGGCCCGTCGTCCGCTCGCTGTCCGCGTCCACCTCGAACACGTAGCCGTGCTTGTTGCCGGTGCTGGACGTGGCGTCGGTCTTGATCTCCTCGCAAGTGAGCCAGGTGCCCCATGGTGTCGGGCCCCCCGCGCAGTTCACCAGCGTGCCGCCGAGGCTGGGCTCCATGCGCGTCCACTCGCCATGCCGGTAACCCAGCGTGGTGGTGCCGCCCGCGGCGACGTCGCTGCCGCTGACGGTGCCGGTGTCGTACATGCCGGGGGCCCGGATGGGCGCGCCCGCGCCGCGTTCGTGGTTGCGGATCAGCACGTATTCCAGGCCATGGCCGCGTCCCTTGGAAGTGCGGCCATGGCGTGGATGCCGTACGCCGACCACTGCCATGCCGTCGTGGCGGTCGGGGCAGGGCTGGCCATCGTCCATGCGGTCGCCGCTCCAGCCAAAGGAGCGATAACTGAAACCCTGCGGCAACTGCAGCAGCGGCAGGCCGGTGGTGCGGTCCGCCACCGGCGCGAGCGGGCCATAGCGGCTGGGGACGGGTGAAAGGCGTACCGAAGCGGCAGCGGCCTGCGCCTGGCGTGCGTAGAGCGCACCCAGACTGCCCATGGCACCCATCGCCATGGCGGCGGCGCTGCCTTTCAGGACCTGTCGGCGGGCGGGATCGAAGCTGTGCATCGTACGACTCCTGCTGGCTGGGGGAGCCTGCGACGCTAGGCAGCGCGTGTAACCGATGGATGACAACCGCATGACGCGTGCGTCCTCGCCGACGAAAGTGCGATCGCACTATCATGCGTTCATGAAATGCCGACTCATCGCCACCGGTGAACGCGCGCCCAGCTGGGTGGCGCAGGGGTTCGCCGAATACCAGAAGCGGTTGTCGCACTGGCTTCCCTTCGACCTGGTCGAGATCGAACCCGGCCTGCGCGGCAAGGGACGGGATCCGCAGCGCGCCATCGAGGACGAGGGCAAGCGGGTGCTGGCGGCGCTGCCGAAGAATGCCTACGTCGTGGCGCTCGAAGTCACCGGCAAGCCGTATTCCTCCGAGCAGCTCGCGCAACGCCTGGAACATTGGCGCACGCTCGGCCGGGACATCGCGCTGTTGATCGGCGGTCCCGAGGGCCACGCACCGGACGTGCTGGCCGCGGCGCACGAGAAGTGGTCGCTCAGCCCGTTGACGCTGCCGCACATGCTGGTGCGGCTGGTGGTGGCCGAGCAGGTCTACCGGGCGGCAGCGATGCTGGCGAACCATCCGTATCACCGCGCCTGAGCGGCGGGATCGGCTGTAGGAGCGACGTCAGTCGCGACCGCAGAGCGACTTCGCCTTCAAGGCACGGTTTTTCCTCATCTGGGCGTGCTGCGACGGACTCGTGACGGCCTGGCGGGAACGATTGTCGGTGCGCGGATGCGATTGATGCCGCTCCCGCGCCCGGCAAAAAGCCCGCTTTTCAGCGGGCTTTTGCGTTTCGGATCAGCGGCGATTACTGCAGGGTGAAATCGATCGGCACCAGGCCGTAGGCCTGCACCGCCTGGCCGTTCTGCATGGCCGGCTTGAAGCGCCAGCTCTTCAGTACGTGCTGGCGGGCTTCCTTGTCCAGGTTGCGGTCGCCGCTGCTCTTCTCGATGAGCACTTCGATCGGCGTGCCGTCGGTGTCCACCAGCACGCGCAGCATCACGGTGCCTTCGGCGCGGTCGCGCAGGGCGGCGATGGGATAACGCGGTGCCGGCGCGCGGACATACTCCAGCGTCGCGGACGGCAGCGGGCCGCCGGTGACCACCGGGCCTGCGGTCTCGCTCGCAGGTTCGATGGCCACCTCGATGACAGGCACGGTGCCGTTGTCCACGATCACCGGCGTGTCCATGATCTGTGGGGTGATGGTCGGTCGCGTGGGAACGACCTGCGTCGGCGGGCGGGGCTGCGTCCGCTGCTGCATGACCGGCACGACTTCCGGCGGCTTGGGCTTTTCCTTGTCGATGATGCGGACTTCGGGCTTGTAAGGCTTGGCGACCACGGCGATCTGCGGGGCCGCCATCGGCATCAACAGCATCAGCAGGGCGGCGGCGTGCAGGGCGATGGCGGCGGCGATGGCGGCTATGCGGCCAACGTCGATGCGGGACTCGGAATCGAAGGGTAGTGCGCGAACCATGATCCACCTCCTGAGGGCTGTGAACGGAACAACGCTCGGCCGCGTGGAGTGGGGTTGCCAACGCCCCCGCGCCGCAAGCCCAGACTGTACTCCGCCGTAGGGTGGCTGCAAGGGGGCAGGCATTCGACTTTGGTGGGACGGGTTGGTGGCCCGTTCGCCCAACGAAAACGGCGCCCCGCGGGGCGCCGTCGTCTTCATTGCCGAAGGGCTCAGCGGCCCAGTTCGAACACGACGTCCAGGTTCACCGACACGGTGGTCTCGCCCGGCGAAACCGGCGGAGCACCGGCCGCATCGCGGGCTTCCATCTTGGCCATGGCCATCATCGGCACCGGGCGGAAGCCGCCGCCGCCTTCCGAGATGCTGACAATGCGGCGCACCTTGAGTCCCAGCGCCTTGGCGTAGGTCTCGGCGCGCGCCTGCGCCTTCTTCAGGGCGGCCACGCGGGCTTCGTCGTAGACCGGTTCCGGCTGGTCGATCTCGAAGCTCGGGCCGTTGATCTGGTTGGCGCCCACCGATGCCAGCCCATCCAGCACCTTGCCCAGTTTGGTGATGTCACGCACCTTCAGGTTGACGTTGTTGCTGGCCTGGTAGCCGGTGATCTTCGGCGCCTCGTTCTCCACGTAGCGGTACTGCGGGTTGAGGCTGATGCCACTGGTCTGCACGTCCTTGTCGGCGATGCCGGCCGCCTTGATCGCCGCGACCACCTTGGCCATCTGCTCGGCGTTCTGGCGCATCGCGGTGTTGCCGTCGACCGCCTGGGTGACCACGCCGGCGGAAATCGTGGCGACGTCCGGCACGCGCGACGCCTCGGCCTGCGCGGCGACATTGAGCAGGGTGCCGTCGGACGGAATCGCGTAGGCGGGGGCGGTCTGGGCGGAGCTGGTCATGGCGGCGGTGGTTCCCAGGGACAGGGTCAGGGCGAGCAGCAGGGGGCGGATCAGGGGCAGGTGCATGGAGTCTCCTTGTGTAGGCACGGGTCGGGGCGTGGGGCACCCGATCTTCTTCGACGCGCAAGGGTGTTCACGGTGACATGAACGCGCCGTGATCCCGTGCAGGGTTATGCCATGCCGGCCGTGATTAAGGTCCATTCAGTCAGGTGGCGCGGGTTATCCTTCCATGGATGCTCTACCTTGCCTCCCAATCGCCCCGTCGTGCCGAATTGTTGACCCGCCTGGGGCTCCGGTTCGGCCAGATCCCGCTGGACATCCCCGAACACCGCCAACCCGGCGAGCCTGCCGAGGAGTACGTGCGCCGGGTGGCACGCGAGAAGGCCGGCGCCGGCCTGCTGACGGTGGTCGCCACCCCGGGGGCGGTAGTGCTGGGCGCGGACACCGAGGTGATCCTGGACGATGAGGTCTTCGGCAAGCCCGCCGACGAAGCGGACGCGGCCGCCATGCTGCGCCGGCTCTCCGGGCGCACCCATCGTGCCGTGTCGGCGGTGGCGGTGGTCAGTGCCGGGCGCGAGGCGCAGGCGCTGGTGGTCACCGAGGTGAGCTTCGCCGAATTGTCCGACGACGACATCGCCGGTTACCTGGCGACGGGCGAAGCGATGGGCAAGGCGGGTGCCTATGGCATCCAGGGGCGCGCGGAACAGTTCGTCACCCGCCTGGCCGGCAGCTACTCGGCGGTGATGGGCCTGCCGCTTCACGAAACCTCGCAACTGCTGCGCGGGTTCGGCATCGTGCCGTCCGCCGCCCCCTCCATTTCCCGGGATTGAGCCACACCATGTCGGAAGAGATCCTGGTCAACGTCACTCCGCGCGAAACCCGCGTGGCCGTGGTCGAAAACGGCATGCTGCAGGAACTGCACATCGAACGCGGCTGGCGGCGCGGGGTGGTGGGCAACATCTACAAGGGCAAGGTGCAGCGGGTGATGCCCGGCATGCAGGCGGCCTTCGTCGAGGTGGGACTGGACCGCGCGGCGTTCCTGCATGCCAACGACATCGTGCGCGCCGCGCCGGCGGCGATCGTCGAAGGCGATGATGCGGCGCTCCCCGCCACGCCGCCGCCCGCGGTGCCGATCATGGACCTGATCCGCGACGGTCAGGACATCGTGGTACAGGTGGTCAAGGACCCCATCGGCAGCAAGGGCGCCCGGCTGACCACGCAGATCAGCATTCCGTCGCGCTACCTGGTGCTGTTGCCGCAATCCAAGGTCGTCGGCGTGTCCGCGCGCATCGAGGACGAAGGCGAGCGCCAGCGGCTGAAATCGGTCATCACCGAACTGTCCGCACAGCATGGTGGCCACGGCTACATCATCCGCACCAATGCCGAAGGCCAGCCGGCGGAAGCCTTGGCGGAAGATCTCGCCTACCTCTCACGGGTCTGGAACATCGTCGAGAAGCGCAGCCGCGAAATGCCGACGTGCAGCATCCTGTATGAAGACCTCAGCCTGCCGCTGCGCGCCGTCCGCGACCTGATCCGCAAGGACGTGGAGAAGGTGAAGGTGGACTCCAACGAGACGCACGAACGCCTGCAGGCCTTCGTGGCCAAGTACATGCCGGTGCTGGCCGAACGCATCGAACTGTACGCAGGCGAGCGCCCCATCTTCGATCTTTACGGGGTCGAGGATGAAATCGGCCGCGCGCTGGAGAAGCAGGTCCCGCTGAAGTCCGGCGGCTACCTGGTGATCGACCAGACCGAAGCGATGACCACCATCGACGTCAACACCGGCTCGTTCCTCGGCCAGCGCAACCTCGAGGAGACGGTGTACCGCACCAACCTGGAAGCGGCGCAGGCAGTGGCGCGCCAGCTGCGCCTGCGCAACCTCGGCGGCATCATCATCATCGACTTCATCGACATGGATGATCCCGAACACCGCCGCCAGGTGCTGCGCACGCTGGAGAAGGCGCTCGCCCGCGACCATGCCAAGACCACCGTGTACGAGTTCTCGCCGCTCGGCCTGGTGGAGATGACCCGCAAGCGCACCGTGGAAAGCCTGGAGCGCCAGTTGTCCGAGCCCTGCCCCGAGTGCAGTGGCCGCGGCAGCATCAAGACCGCCGAAACGGTGACCTACGAGATCTTCCGCGAGATCACCCGCGCCGTGCGCCAGTTCGATGCCGCGCGCCTGCTGGTGATCGCCTCGTCCAAGGTCGTCGCGCGCATCACCGATGAGGAATCGGCGGCGGTGGCCGAGCTGGAGGAATTCCTCGGCAAGTCGATCCGCTTCCAGGCGGACGATCAGTACCTGCAGGAGCAGTTCGATGTGGTGCTGCTCTGAAGCGGTGAGTCGTGATGGGGGATTGGTGATCCGTGATTGCGGGTCGCGACGCCCGCTTTCTCCAATCACGAGTCGCGAATCAACCATGACGGCGAACACAGCGCGCTGATGCCTACTCCCCTGCGCCGCCGGTTGCGTCTGGCCCGCCGTGGTGCCGTGTATGGCGTCGCGGTCGTGCTGGTATGCATGGCGGTGGTGCTGGGCATCGCCAGCCAGGTGCTGCCGCTGGTCGAGAACAATCCAGATCGCGTGGCAGCCTGGCTGAGCGCGCGCGCAGGACGGCCGGTGGCCTTCGACAACGTGAAGACGCAATGGACGCGGCGTGGCCCCCTGTTGCAACTGGATGGGTTGCGAGTGGGTGAGGGTGATGCCGGCGTGCGCATCGGCCAAGCCGAAGTGCTGGTGGCGATGTATGGCGGCCTGTTGCCCGGACGGTCGTTCACCGAGCTGCGTTTGCGCGGGCTGTCCCTGACTTTGCAGCGCGCCGACGATGGCACATGGTCGGTGCGCGGGTTGCCAGGCCAGCAGCAGGCCGTGACGGATCCGCTTGAAAGCCTGGAAGGCCTGGGCGAACTGCAGGTCATCGACGGCCGGCTGACCATCAAGGCGCCATCGCTGGGCTGGGACATCACCCTGCCGGAGATCGACCTGCGCCTGCGCGTGGACGGCGACCGGGTGCGTGCGGGTACGCGTGCGTGGATCCGCAAGGACGCCGCGCCGCTGAACGTTGCCGTCGATTTCGACCGCAAGGCGGGCGATGGCCGCGCCTACCTGGACGTGGCAGCGGAAGACATCGGCGCCTGGTCGCCGTTGTTGCGCTACGCCGGCGTGGTGGCCGAGCGCGGCAATGGCCGCGTGCGTGGCTGGACCGAGTTGCGCCGGCATCGGGTGGTGATGGTGACCGCCGAGGCGAAGGTGCAGCAGCTGGGCCTGCGTGGCGAGGCACTGCCTGGCGACAGCGGGATCCCGCGTGCACGGTTCGACCAACTGGAAGGCCGCATGCGCTGGCGGCTGGTTTCCGGTGGCTGGCGTTTCGATGCGCCGCGCCTGCGCGTGGTCAGCGGGCAGTCGGCGCAGACGCTGGACGGCCTGGTGCTGGCCGGCGGCGAGCGCTATGCGCTGCTGGCCGACCAGGTGGATGCCGCGCCACTGTTCGTCGTGCTCGGCCTGTCGGATCGCATCGAGCCCGGCCTGCGTGCCTGGCTCGCGAAAGCGCGGCCGGGCGCACGCCTGGCGCGGGTCTCACTGGCGGGGCGACGCGGCGGCGCGATGCACGGCGAAGGGCAGCTTCGCGACATCCGCTTCAACGCGGTCGGCGATGCGCCCGGACTGAGCGGTTTGGCAGGCGAGTTCAGCGGCGACGCGCAGGGCTTCGCCCTCACCCTGGATCCGGCGTCGCGCATGCGCTTCGACTGGCCGCGGGGATTCGGCGTGGCGCACGACGTCGCGCTGCAGGGCCGGCTGCTGGGGTGGCGCGAAGGCGCGGGTTGGCGCATGAGTACCAGCGCGCTGCACGTGCGCGGCAAGGATTATGGTGCGCATGTGCGCGGAGGCATCTGGTTCCAGGGCGATGGCACGCGGCCGTGGCTGGAGCTTGCCGCCGAGCTGGATGATGCGCCGGTGTCGGCGGCGCATGGATTCTGGATCCACCACAAGATGCCGAAGGCAGCCGTGGACTGGTTGAACGCGGCGCTGGTCGGCGGACAGGTGCGTGGCGGTCGTGCCATCGTCAGCGGCGATCTGGACGACTGGCCCTTCGTGAAGCAGAACGGTCGTTTCGAAGCCACGGCGCGGATCGACGGCGGCCAGTTCCAGTTCCAGCGCGACTGGCCTGCGCTGCAGCAGGTAGAGGCGGATGTCGCTTTCATCGGCAACGGCTTCTCGCTGCAGGGGCGCGGTGCGCTGGCCGGCGTGACGATTCCCGCGTTCCAGGCCGGCATCGAGGATTTCGGCCGGGCGGAACTCGCCATCGTGGCCAGGGCTGAATCCGATGCGGGCCAGATGCTGGCGCTGCTGCGGCAGAGCCCGCTGCACAAGAGCTACGGCGACACGCTGGACAACCTGCAGGCCAAGGGCCCGGTGTCGGCGACCTTCGACCTGCTGCAGCCGCTGCATGCCAAGTCGCCGCCACCCAAGAAGCTGGCCGGCATCGTCGATCTGAAAGGCACGCAGCTGGCCGACAAGCGCTGGAACCTCGCGTTCACCGGAGTGCGCGGCAAGGCGCGGTACGACGAGGGCGGTTTCGCCTCGGAGCCGTTGCAGGTCGTGCACCAGGGGCAGCCGGGCGTGCTGGGCCTGCGCGCGGGCAGTGGCACGCGCGATCGCGGCCAGGTATTCGAAGCCGACCTGACCGCCGCGCTGGACGCCGATGAGTTGCTGGACCGCGCGCCGGAAATGGGGTGGTTGAAACCCTACATGCAGGGCCGTTCGCAATGGACGGTGGGCGTGGCGATTCCGCGCACGGCGAGCGGCAAGACCGCGGCCCCCACGCAACTCAACCTGCGTTCGGACCTGCTCGGCACGGCGATGGACCTGCCCGCACCGCTGCGCAAGCCCGCCAGTGCCGCGCTGGCGACGACGGTCCGCGCGCCGTTGCCGATGGGCAGTGGCCAGGTCGACGTGGCCTTCGGCGACCTGCTGGCTCTGCGCGCGCGCGCCAGCGGCGACCAGACCGGCGTGCGCGTGGTGCTGGGCAGCAGCGTGGTCAACGAACCCGCACCGGTGTCCGGCCTGGTGGCCACCGGCCGCACCGGCACGCTGGATGCGATGGAATGGGTGGCGTTGGCCAAGGGCGGTGGCGAAGGCGGCAAGCTGCCGCTGCGCCATGTCGATGTCACCGCCGGACGGCTGCTGATGATCGGTTCGGCCTTTCCCGATACCCGCGTACAGCTTGCGCCCTCGCGGCAGGCGCTTGCAGTGACGCTGGAAGGCGACGCGTTGTCGGGCGCCTTGCTGGTGCCGGATGCCAAGGGCGCTGCGATCGCCGGCAGGCTGTCGCGCGTGCACTGGCGAAATGCAGGCGCCGCCGGTGGCAGTACACCATCGTCCGCCGGCACGCCCGCGACGGGGGCGAACGAATTCAATCCCGCCGAGATTCCGCCGCTGTCGCTCGACATCGACGACCTGCGATTCGGTGACGCGAAGCTGGGCGCCGCCAAACTGCGCACGCGCCAGCAGGGCGATGGCATGCAGGTGGAACAGCTGCAGCTGCGTTCACCCGGCCAGCAGATCGATGTCAGCGGCCAGTGGACCGGCATGGCCGCGACGGCACGCACGCGCCTGGCGGTGAACGTGAAGAGCCAGGACTTCGGCACGCTGCTGGAGGACCTGGGCCTGGGCGACCGCGTCGGCGGCGGCCACGGCGACATCGCGCTCGACGCCACCTGGCCAGGCAGTCCCGCGGCCTTCCAGCTGGCCACGCTGGAGGGCAACGTGAAGCTAGCCGCGCGCGATGGCCACCTGCTGGAGGTCGAGCCCGGCGCCGGACGCGTGCTGGGCCTGCTGAGCGTGGCCGAAGTGCGCCGGCGCCTGATGCTGGATTTCAGCGACTTCTTCTCCAAGGGTTTCGCGTTCAATCGCATCGACGGCAACATCCGCCTGTCCGGCGGCCTGGCCCGCAGCGAGCACCTGCTGATCGACGGTCCCGCCGCCGAGATACGCATCCGCGGCGATACGGACCTGCGTGCCGAACGTTTCGACCAGACCGTCGACGTGAAGCCGAAGTCGGCCAACGTACTGACGGCGGTCGGCGCCGTGGCCGGTGGACCGATCGGGGCTGCCGTCGGCGCCGTGGCGAATGCCGTGTTGAAGAAG includes the following:
- a CDS encoding YhdP family protein, with the protein product MPTPLRRRLRLARRGAVYGVAVVLVCMAVVLGIASQVLPLVENNPDRVAAWLSARAGRPVAFDNVKTQWTRRGPLLQLDGLRVGEGDAGVRIGQAEVLVAMYGGLLPGRSFTELRLRGLSLTLQRADDGTWSVRGLPGQQQAVTDPLESLEGLGELQVIDGRLTIKAPSLGWDITLPEIDLRLRVDGDRVRAGTRAWIRKDAAPLNVAVDFDRKAGDGRAYLDVAAEDIGAWSPLLRYAGVVAERGNGRVRGWTELRRHRVVMVTAEAKVQQLGLRGEALPGDSGIPRARFDQLEGRMRWRLVSGGWRFDAPRLRVVSGQSAQTLDGLVLAGGERYALLADQVDAAPLFVVLGLSDRIEPGLRAWLAKARPGARLARVSLAGRRGGAMHGEGQLRDIRFNAVGDAPGLSGLAGEFSGDAQGFALTLDPASRMRFDWPRGFGVAHDVALQGRLLGWREGAGWRMSTSALHVRGKDYGAHVRGGIWFQGDGTRPWLELAAELDDAPVSAAHGFWIHHKMPKAAVDWLNAALVGGQVRGGRAIVSGDLDDWPFVKQNGRFEATARIDGGQFQFQRDWPALQQVEADVAFIGNGFSLQGRGALAGVTIPAFQAGIEDFGRAELAIVARAESDAGQMLALLRQSPLHKSYGDTLDNLQAKGPVSATFDLLQPLHAKSPPPKKLAGIVDLKGTQLADKRWNLAFTGVRGKARYDEGGFASEPLQVVHQGQPGVLGLRAGSGTRDRGQVFEADLTAALDADELLDRAPEMGWLKPYMQGRSQWTVGVAIPRTASGKTAAPTQLNLRSDLLGTAMDLPAPLRKPASAALATTVRAPLPMGSGQVDVAFGDLLALRARASGDQTGVRVVLGSSVVNEPAPVSGLVATGRTGTLDAMEWVALAKGGGEGGKLPLRHVDVTAGRLLMIGSAFPDTRVQLAPSRQALAVTLEGDALSGALLVPDAKGAAIAGRLSRVHWRNAGAAGGSTPSSAGTPATGANEFNPAEIPPLSLDIDDLRFGDAKLGAAKLRTRQQGDGMQVEQLQLRSPGQQIDVSGQWTGMAATARTRLAVNVKSQDFGTLLEDLGLGDRVGGGHGDIALDATWPGSPAAFQLATLEGNVKLAARDGHLLEVEPGAGRVLGLLSVAEVRRRLMLDFSDFFSKGFAFNRIDGNIRLSGGLARSEHLLIDGPAAEIRIRGDTDLRAERFDQTVDVKPKSANVLTAVGAVAGGPIGAAVGAVANAVLKKPLSEMGAKTYRVTGPWKSPKVEVVGREQSRAPALRGSTTAGSP